In Pyrus communis chromosome 8, drPyrComm1.1, whole genome shotgun sequence, one genomic interval encodes:
- the LOC137743592 gene encoding uncharacterized protein translates to MPGKNSKTSAVAEEAEEVAGASPRIKLADGRHLAYRESGVPKNKANYKIIMVHGFGSSKEMSFLAPQELIDELGIYFLLYDRAGYGESDPNPKRSVKSEALDIEQLADQLELGSKFYVIGVSMGSYSTWSCIKHIPQRLAGVALVVPVVNYQWPSLPKKLIKDDYRRKLIHWGLLFAEFAPGLLRWWVTQKWLPSTSVMERNPVFFNSKDMDVLKIIPGFPMLTQENLRQRVVFNTLHRDFKLAFSPWDFDPMDLSNPFPQNQRSVHIWQGYEDKVVPFQLQRFISSKLPWIQYHEVPDGGHLIVHYAGLSEAILRALLLGEEHPHYKPSIPKLVS, encoded by the exons ATGCCAG GAAAGAATTCAAAAACAAGTGCTGTGGCtgaagaagcagaagaagtTGCTGGAGCTTCACCAAGAATCAAGCTTGCAGATGGAAGGCATCTGGCCTACAGAGAAAGTGGGGTCCCCAAGAACAAGGCAAACTACAAGATCATCATGGTTCATGGCTTTGGAAGCTCCAAGGAAATGAGTTTCCTGGCTCCCCAA GAATTAATTGATGAGTTGGGGATATATTTCCTGCTCTACGACCGGGCAGGTTATGGAGAAAGTGATCCAAATCCAAAGCGTTCGGTCAAGAGTGAAGCCCTTGACATCGAACAACTAGCCGATCAGTTAGAGCTAGGCTCGAAGTTTTATGTCATTGGAGTCTCAATGGGATCATATTCCACCTGGAGTTGCATCAAACATATACCGCAGAG GCTCGCAGGTGTGGCCTTAGTAGTTCCAGTTGTCAATTACCAATGGCCTTCTCTTCCCAAGAAACTGATAAAGGATGATTATCGGAGAAAACTCATCCATTGGGGCCTCTTGTTTGCAGAATTTGCCCCGGGACTACTGCGGTGGTGGGTAACTCAGAAATGGCTCCCCTCAACGTCTGTCATGGAAAGAAACCCGGTATTCTTCAACAGCAAAGACATGGATGTCCTCAAAATAATACCAGGCTTCCCAATGCTGACTCAG GAGAATCTACGGCAACGAGTGGTTTTCAATACTCTGCATCGTGACTTCAAATTGGCATTCTCTCCTTGGGATTTCGATCCAATGGATCTCAGTAACCCATTCCCACAAAACCAGCGGTCTGTTCACATTTGGCAAGGTTACGAAGATAAGGTTGTGCCGTTTCAACTTCAGAGATTCATTTCAAGTAAGCTGCCGTGGATTCAGTATCACGAAGTTCCCGATGGCGGACATTTGATTGTGCATTATGCCGGTTTAAGTGAGGCGATTCTGAGGGCGCTTTTGCTCGGAGAAGAACATCCCCATTACAAACCTAGTATACCCAAACTTGTTTCATAG